One region of Oryza sativa Japonica Group chromosome 10, ASM3414082v1 genomic DNA includes:
- the LOC9268428 gene encoding probable glutathione S-transferase GSTU6, with product MAAAAAGGGGSPDHELKLLGSTNPSPFVTRVELALALRGLTYDLVAVDLDRKTDLLLAANPVHAKVPVLIHRGRPVCESRVILEYIDDAFPFPGGGGAPLLPPADDPLARAAARFWAAHVDDEFVASWRPAYLGSTEGERAEGMARMAAAVGALEGALAAAEGKPFFGGDAPGLVDVTLGSVIPRTRANEALTGTRVLDAARTPLLAAWAERFGELDAARKVLPAVGDVVEYLETRLRRSNVVIARKQ from the coding sequence atggccgccgccgccgccggaggaggaggatcacCGGATCACGAGCTGAAGCTGCTCGGCAGCACGAACCCTAGCCCGTTCGTCACCAGGGTGGAGCTCGCCCTCGCCCTGCGAGGCCTCACCtacgacctcgtcgccgtcgacctcgaccGCAAGaccgacctcctcctcgccgccaaccCCGTCCACGCCAAGGTCCCCGTCCTCATCCACCGCGGCCGCCCCGTCTGCGAGTCCCGGGTCATCCTCGAGTACATCGACGAcgccttccccttccccggcggcggcggcgccccgctCCTCCCCCCCGCCGACGACcccctcgcccgcgccgccgcccgcttctGGGCCGCCCACGTCGACGACGAGTTCGTGGCGTCGTGGAGGCCGGCGTACCTGGGGAGCacggagggggagagggcggaggGGATGGCGCGGATGGCCGCCGCGGTGGGGGCGCTGGAGggggccctcgccgccgcggagggGAAGCCCTTCTTCGGCGGCGACGCCCCGGGGCTCGTCGACGTCACGCTGGGGTCGGTGATCCCGCGGACGAGGGCGAACGAGGCGCTCACGGGGACCAGGGTGCTCGACGCCGCCAGGACGCCGCTGCTGGCGGCGTGGGCGGAGCGGTTCggcgagctcgacgccgccagGAAGGTGCTCCCGGCCGTCGGCGACGTGGTCGAGTACCTGGAGACGAGGCTCCGGAGGAGTAATGTGGTTATCGCTAGGAAACAGTAG